The Kineococcus rhizosphaerae DNA window GCAGCAACCGGGTGGACACGTCGCGCTGACCGCGCACCGCCTCCTCGGCGGCGACGCGGGCGCTGACGTCGACGATCTGGCTGGCCAGGTGCACCGGCCGTCCCCGACCGTCGGTCACCAGCGCGGAGGAGACCTGGGTGTGCACGACGTGCCCGTCGCGGTGCAGGTGGCGCACCTGACCGCCCAGGGCGGTCGTCCCGCCGGAGCCGGTCCCCCGGGGGCCCGCGAGGAACTCGCGCATCGCCTCCCTGCGCGCGCTCCGGTCCTCGGGGTGCACGAGCTGCCCCCAGCTGCGTCCCACGAGGTCGGCGGGGTCGTGGCCGAGCATGGCCGCGGCGGCGGCGTTGACGCGCAGCGCCGTGCCGGTGAGGTCGAGGTGGACGTTGCCCACCATCGAGGCCTCGAACGCCGCGCCGAGCAGGTCGGCCTGCTCACGGGCCTGCGCCCGGGCGCTCTCCAGGTCCCGGCGCAGGGCCCGGTCGGCGCTGACGTCGGTCATGGCGACCACGGCGCCCAGGGGGGTGCCGTCGGCGCGGCTCATCCGCCGGCCCGAGCAGAGCACGGTCAGCGCCTCGCGGCCGGTGGGGGCGATGACCATCTCGGCGCCGGTGACCGCGCCGGTGCGCATGACCTGCGCCAGGGGGACGTCGTGGGCGGCGAGGGCGGTGGTGCCGTCGGCGGCGAACAGGTCGTAGCGGCCCGCGTGCTCGTCCGGCTCCAGTCCGGCGTCGGCGTCCAGGCCGTGCCAGGCCTGCGCCGCGCGGTTGAACAGCGTCAGGCGGCCGTCGCCGTCGGCCACGACGATGCCGACGTCGACCGAGTCCAGCACCGCCCGGGTCAACTCCCCGCGCAGCTCGGCCTCGGCGGCGGCCTCGACGGCCTCCCGGCGGGCCCGCTCGGCCAGGGCGCGCTGCTCCTCGGCGACGACCCGCAGCGCGGCCGCCTCGCGCGCCGAGCGTTCGCTGGCGGCGGTGGAGGCGACCATCGCGGCCAGCAGGAGGTCGCGCTCGTCGCGGCCCATGGCCAGCGCCAGGCCCAGGACGGCCAGCACGACCACGTACAGCTGCACGACGACGGCACGGGTGGCGTCGTCGGCGATCATCGCGAACGGGCCGTCCCCGGCCAGGGTCAGCAGCACGGCCACCACGCCCATGAGCAGGTCGTGGACCAGGACGATGGTGGTGTCGAAGCGCAGCGCCACCCACGCCGACAGCGCGATCAGGGGGAAGGCGACCGGCAGGCGGTGGTAGACGCCGAAGACCAGCGCGTAGGCCAGCACCGAGCACGCCAGCGCGAGCGCCAGCTCGACCAGCCGCCCACCGCGGGGCCAGCGCACCGGGGCGAGCACAGCGGGCCCCGCCGGACGGCCGGTGTCGGCGGACGCCTCGCGGGAGGCGTCCCGGCGGGCGCTGAGCAGGCAGCCGACGCGGAAGGCGGTGGCGGCGACGAGCAGGATGCTGGCGGTGTTGCGCGTCATCCACACCAGCGCCGTCAGCCACGACCAGTGCCCCGTCAGCGCCCACACCGAGGTCGGTCCCAGCAGGGCCCCGGCGCCGGTGGCCAGCACCGCCGCCGCCAGCAGGCGCATCAGCTGCGCCACCCCGGTGAGGGGTTCACGGCCCCCGGCGCCCCACGCGTCCGGGCACCACCGGGCGAACAGCGCCCCGAAGGTGGCGACCTGCGCCAGGTTGGCACCCACGAAGCAGGCCGCGAGCGCCGGGGACGCCCCGGTGACGGCGTTGAGGACGAAGGTCGCCGCCGAGACCAGGACGACGTCCAGCCAGCGCGTCCCGGCGCGCCGCTGGGCGGCGAACCACACCACCGCGACCCCGGCCGCCGGCCACACCAGGCTCAGGCTGGTGCCGTCCATCACGGTCATCCGTCCGAGGAGCACCGCGGCGCAGAACACGACGGCGAAAGCGGCGCTGCGCAGCACGGCACCGGTCGAGGGCACGGGCACGGGCACGGGCACGGGGAGCCTCCAACCGGGGCCGGGACGGTGGACGGGGTCGTGCGGTCGTCCCGCGCGGGACGCCGTCACTCTCCGACATCGGCCGGTGCGCCGCTGGGCTCGAGGGGTGTCACCCCCGTGGCGCAACGCTCACGCGGCCGGGCCCACCGGGACGGGGTCGTCCGCCCCGTGCACGACGGTGGCGTCGCGCCCGCCCTCCTTGCCCCGGTACAGGGCCTCGTCGGCGCGGGCGATCACGTCGTCGGCCCCCAGGCCCGGCTGCCACTGGGCGATGCCGACGGTGCAGGACTGCCCGCGCGGCACGGCCGCGCGGATGCGGTCGGCCACCGCCACGGCAGCCTCGGCCGTGCACCCGGGCAGGGCCAGGACGAACTCCTCCCCGCCCCAGCGGGCCAGGGTGTCCACCTCCCGCAGGCAGTCGGCGGCGGCGGCGGCGAACTCGCGCAGCAGCACGTCCCCGCCCAGGTGGCCGTAGGTGTCGTTGTAGGCCTTGAAGCGGTCCAGGTCCAGCAGCGCCACGCTCAGCGGTGCCCCGGTCCGCGCGGCGCGGGCCACCTCCCCGGTGATCGCCTCGTCCCAGCGGCGTCGGTTGGCCAGCCCGGTCAGGGGGTCGCGCTCGGCGGCCCGCTCCAGGCGCTGCAGCAGGTCGGCGCGCTCGACGGCGTGGGCCACCTCCCCCGACAGCGTCTGCAGCGCCAGCACGTCGTGCTCGGGCAGCTGGGCCAGCGGGGAGCGCCAGAAGACGCCCAGGACGCCGACGGTGCGCTGCCCCGGCAGCACCACCGGCTGCCAGAGCCCGGAGACGACCCCGCTGGACTCGACGTGCCGGCGGGAGGCGAGCGGGTGGGTCCGGACGTCGGCGACGAAGACCTGGGCCGAGGAGGTGAAGCAGGTCCCGGCCAGGGACGAGGCGGTGGCCGGGTAGAACACGTCACCGGCGTGCAGGTTGGACAGGGCCACGGCCCGCAGCCCGTCGACGCCGTCGACCGTCGCCGGGCGCAGCAGGTACGCCGCGTCGGCGCCGGTGAGCTCGCGCAGCAGCGTGCACACCGCCTCCTGCGGCTCCTGGGCCGCGGCCAGGGCGCGGGAGGCGTCGGCCAGGGCCTGGACGCGCCGGGTGTGCTGCTCCAGGGCCGCGTGGGCCTGCGCGATGGCCGCGTGCGCCCGTTCCGTCTCCGCGTGGGCCTCGGCCAGCGCCCGCTCGCGCTCGCGGTCGCGGGTGACGTCGTTCAGGGCGACCACAGCGCCCAGGGGGGTGCCGTCGGCCCGGCTCATCGCCCGGCCCGAGCACACCAGGGTGCGCGGGGCCCGGCCGGGCGCGGCCAGGACGACCTCGGCGCCCTGGACGGCCCCCTCGCGCAGGGCGCGCAGCCACGGCAGCTCGTGCGCCTCCAGGGCGGTGGCGCCGTCCGCGGCCAGGTAGGTGGGCCGTTCGAGGTGGGAGGGGCCCTGCCACTGGCGCACGGCGCGGTTCAGCGAGGTGACCTGCCCGTCGGCGTCGACGGTCACCAGGCCGGTGTCGACGGTCTCGGCCACGACCTCGCTCAGCTCCCAGCGGGCCTCGGACTCGGCCATGGCCAGGACCGCCAGCTCGCGCGCCTCGGCGGCCTGCCGCCGCTGCTCGGCCTCCCGCCGGACCTGGCGCCGGCGCTCGAACAGCGCGACCAGGACCCCGGCCAGGTCGCGCAGGACGTCGAGCCGGCGCTCGCTGAGGGACCCGGGGACGGTGTCGAAGACGCACAGCGAGCCCAGGGCGTGCCCGGCGGGGGTGACCAGCGGGGCGGAGGCGTAGAAGCGGACGCGCGCGAGCCGGCCGTCCACCCACGGGTTGCGGGCGTAGCGGCCGTCCAGGGAGGCGTCGGTGACGTGGACGACCTCGCCGTCCTCGAAGTGCAGGGCGCACATCGAGTCCGCGCGCGCCGAGTCCGCGCCCTCGAAGCCGACCGTGGTCAGCTGGCACTGGCGGTGCTCGTCGATGAGGTTGAGCGTGGCGTGCGGCACCCCGGCGACCACCGCGGCGGCCCGCACCACGGCCGACAGCTCGTCGTCGGCGGGGGTGTCGAGGAGGCCGTACTCGTGCAGCGCCGCGAGCCGGGCGCCCTCGGCCGAGGGGGCCGGCCCGGCGACGACGGCGGTGGGCGCACCGGTCGTCGCGTCCTGCAGCTCCGTCTGCGCCAGGGCGAGCCAGTCGTCTCGGTTCACCTCGGTCACGTCGGCCGGTGCGGGCCTCGACTTGATCCGTCCGGCTGCCCCCTCGGCGAGGTGGTCCGGGACGGGTCAGACGTTGAAGCGGAACTCCACGACGTCCCCGTCGGCCATGACGTACTCCTTGCCCTCGATGCGCACCTTGCCGGCGGCCTTGGCCTCGGCCATCGACCCGGCGGCGAGCAGGTCGGCGAACGAGACGACCTCGGCCTTGATGAAGCCGCGCTGGAAGTCGGTGTGGATGACCCCGGCGGCCTGCGGGGCGGTCCAGCCCTGGTGGATGGTCCAGGCGCGCGACTCCTTGGGGCCGGCGGTCAGGTAGGTCTGCAGGCCGAGGGTGGCGAACCCGACGCGGGCGAGCTGGTCGAGGCCGGACTCGTCCTGCCCCACGGACTCCAGGAGCTCGGCGGCCTCCTCGGCGGACAGCTCGACGAGCTCGGACTCCAGCTTGGCGTCGAGGAAGACGGCCTCGGCCGGGGCCACGAGGTCGCGCAGCTCCTGCTTGCGCCCCTCGTCGCCCAGCACCGTCTCGTCGACGTTGAAGACGTAGATGAAGGGCTTGGTGGTCAGCAGGCCCAGTTCCCGCAGCGCGGCGACGTCGACGTCGTCGGCCTTCGTCGCGGCCGACAGGGGGCGGCCGGAGTCGAGGACCTTCGAGGCGGCCTCGGCGGCC harbors:
- a CDS encoding PAS domain S-box protein — protein: MPVPVPVPSTGAVLRSAAFAVVFCAAVLLGRMTVMDGTSLSLVWPAAGVAVVWFAAQRRAGTRWLDVVLVSAATFVLNAVTGASPALAACFVGANLAQVATFGALFARWCPDAWGAGGREPLTGVAQLMRLLAAAVLATGAGALLGPTSVWALTGHWSWLTALVWMTRNTASILLVAATAFRVGCLLSARRDASREASADTGRPAGPAVLAPVRWPRGGRLVELALALACSVLAYALVFGVYHRLPVAFPLIALSAWVALRFDTTIVLVHDLLMGVVAVLLTLAGDGPFAMIADDATRAVVVQLYVVVLAVLGLALAMGRDERDLLLAAMVASTAASERSAREAAALRVVAEEQRALAERARREAVEAAAEAELRGELTRAVLDSVDVGIVVADGDGRLTLFNRAAQAWHGLDADAGLEPDEHAGRYDLFAADGTTALAAHDVPLAQVMRTGAVTGAEMVIAPTGREALTVLCSGRRMSRADGTPLGAVVAMTDVSADRALRRDLESARAQAREQADLLGAAFEASMVGNVHLDLTGTALRVNAAAAAMLGHDPADLVGRSWGQLVHPEDRSARREAMREFLAGPRGTGSGGTTALGGQVRHLHRDGHVVHTQVSSALVTDGRGRPVHLASQIVDVSARVAAEEAVRGQRDVSTRLLRALSDLGEGVLVEHEDQITYANDALARLTGRRTPALLALPTSLLLVPEAEQEAWSARRAFAPGQLGAGASTVTALRHADGTSVPVEVTTVPLPDAGGRATLTLVRDLSERLRDQAALAASNDRLREANRLKDDLVATLSHDLRQPLSTTTGFAELLLDEWDEIGEDEKRQHLGRIHRAGRWADDLLEDILTMAQLEAGTPVPRTARVHLPALVADVVDRLHVQASLVDTTGVQDLTVLADRGHLQQVLTNLVANAFTYGAPPVRLTARRRGDQVALDVVDAGEGVPEEFVPRLFTRFARATTGVAADRKGTGLGLYIARQLANANGGDLTHQPAAGGGSRFTLTLDAVDAVDAGAREALERAVGLA
- a CDS encoding diguanylate cyclase domain-containing protein, with the translated sequence MNRDDWLALAQTELQDATTGAPTAVVAGPAPSAEGARLAALHEYGLLDTPADDELSAVVRAAAVVAGVPHATLNLIDEHRQCQLTTVGFEGADSARADSMCALHFEDGEVVHVTDASLDGRYARNPWVDGRLARVRFYASAPLVTPAGHALGSLCVFDTVPGSLSERRLDVLRDLAGVLVALFERRRQVRREAEQRRQAAEARELAVLAMAESEARWELSEVVAETVDTGLVTVDADGQVTSLNRAVRQWQGPSHLERPTYLAADGATALEAHELPWLRALREGAVQGAEVVLAAPGRAPRTLVCSGRAMSRADGTPLGAVVALNDVTRDRERERALAEAHAETERAHAAIAQAHAALEQHTRRVQALADASRALAAAQEPQEAVCTLLRELTGADAAYLLRPATVDGVDGLRAVALSNLHAGDVFYPATASSLAGTCFTSSAQVFVADVRTHPLASRRHVESSGVVSGLWQPVVLPGQRTVGVLGVFWRSPLAQLPEHDVLALQTLSGEVAHAVERADLLQRLERAAERDPLTGLANRRRWDEAITGEVARAARTGAPLSVALLDLDRFKAYNDTYGHLGGDVLLREFAAAAADCLREVDTLARWGGEEFVLALPGCTAEAAVAVADRIRAAVPRGQSCTVGIAQWQPGLGADDVIARADEALYRGKEGGRDATVVHGADDPVPVGPAA
- the ychF gene encoding redox-regulated ATPase YchF, producing MALTIGIVGLPNVGKSTLFNALTKNDVLAANYPFATIEPNVGVVALPDPRLDELAKVFSSEKTVPATVSFVDIAGIVKGASEGEGLGNKFLANIREADAICQVTRAFSDPDVVHVAGSIEPADDIATIHTELVLADLQTLERAIPRLEKEVKGKKTDAAVLRAAEAASKVLDSGRPLSAATKADDVDVAALRELGLLTTKPFIYVFNVDETVLGDEGRKQELRDLVAPAEAVFLDAKLESELVELSAEEAAELLESVGQDESGLDQLARVGFATLGLQTYLTAGPKESRAWTIHQGWTAPQAAGVIHTDFQRGFIKAEVVSFADLLAAGSMAEAKAAGKVRIEGKEYVMADGDVVEFRFNV